A segment of the Brevinematia bacterium genome:
AGATAGCATTGTGTCATTTCTAAAGCTAGAGTGTAAAGTTCTAAACGTTGTGACAATCTCTTCAACTCTACCAGTACCTTCAGAGTTCCCAAAGGAAGAATCCAAAACAGGTTCTGCGAAAAATACCCAAGTTTTAGATAATGCATCAACTACTTTTGTAACAAACTTGGATGCTGGAGCTACAGACTTTGTACCCATCAAGTTTGTCATAATAGATGCTGGTCACGGTGGTAAAGATCCCGGAGCCATACATAACGGAATAAAGGAAAAAGACTTAAATCTTACCTATGCAAAAGCACTATCTTCAGAACTCTCAAAGAGACTCTCTCATATAGGAGTAGATGTTATACTAACAAGAACCTACGATGTATACCTTTCACTTGAACAAAGGGCAAAGATTGCTAACGATTTTATCAAGACAACAAAAGGATATGGGGTTTTTATAAGCATTCACCAAAATGCTTCTCCTGTAAAAGTCAAGAAAGGAATGGAAATTTACTTTATCAGTGATCAAGCAGTTGACGATGATACTAGGGAAGTTCTCGCTTTTGAAAACTCCTTCATACCCAAAGAGGAGATAAAAAAAGTCAGTGAGCTGGAGAAGATCATAGGTAAGATAAGAAGTATCGCTCTTATGGAAGAGAGCAAAATACTCTCAGAAAAACTTTCAAAAGCTTTTCTACCCTCACCTCCCATCAAAGGAGGTCCTTTCTACGTGATAAAATACATTCCTATACCTTCCGTGCTCATTGAAGTTGGATATATCTCTAATCCGGAAGATGCAAAACTCATAACTTCCGAAAACCATATAAGAGAAATTTCCCGAAGACTATCTGAAGGAATAGTTGAATTTATAAACGAATACAACAGAACAAGAGGCTTTGTTTTACTTAGATAAAAACTATCCGGACAACTTCCATCAACTTAGAAACCTTTGGAGCTAGAAAGAGCCTACTCAGCGATTTAGAGTGTATTCAAAAAATCAACTACTTTCTTTCCGTTGTTGTCTCTAAAGAAAAAACTCCCCATCACTATAAGATTAGCTCCCTTCTCTACAACCTGTCTGATATTACTAAGACTTATCCCCCCGTCAGTTTCAAGGTATATATCCTTGTCTTTTGAATTCTTCTCAAGAATTTCTCTTACCTTACCTATCTTATCTATTGTCTCTGAGATAAGAGTTTGTCCTGAAAACCCTGGCTCCACCGTCATAACCAGAACAAGTTCCACTAGATCTAGAAACTGTTCTATCTCTTCAGGAGGAGTAGAAGGCTTTACTGAGATTCCGGGCTTTTTCCCATTTTCTTTTATAAACTTTAGTAGATCTCTTGAGAATCCAGGTGCCTCTAAATGTAAAGTTATGAACTCTATGTTTCTCAAAAAAAACGGTTTTATTTTCTCCTCCGATAGGTCAATCATCAGATGAACATCACCTGGAATTTTCGTAGCCTCCGATATCTGCTTTGTTATAAGTGGTCCAAAACTGATATTCGGCACAAAGTGGTTATCCATTATATCATAATGGAGGTAATCAACTCCCAATTTTTCAAGATTCTCCAATTCCTCCTTTAGATTCAGAAAGTTTGACGCAAATATTGAAGGAGCTATTTTAACATTTCTCATAGCGTCTCTTCCTTAACAAGTTCGCTATTTATGTAAATCTTTATGTTGAGCACTCCTCTTACCTTCAAGGGAAGAGTTAGGAGAGAAAGTTTGTTAACAACTTTTTTTATAGTTCTCAC
Coding sequences within it:
- the rpe gene encoding ribulose-phosphate 3-epimerase, producing the protein MRNVKIAPSIFASNFLNLKEELENLEKLGVDYLHYDIMDNHFVPNISFGPLITKQISEATKIPGDVHLMIDLSEEKIKPFFLRNIEFITLHLEAPGFSRDLLKFIKENGKKPGISVKPSTPPEEIEQFLDLVELVLVMTVEPGFSGQTLISETIDKIGKVREILEKNSKDKDIYLETDGGISLSNIRQVVEKGANLIVMGSFFFRDNNGKKVVDFLNTL
- a CDS encoding N-acetylmuramoyl-L-alanine amidase, giving the protein MKVRSILALLVIITTTVSWASTITTFHLTNNLIEIFSFSESLRGNLSYDPYKAKITIRFGTNTLEFFENREFFIVNSNFVFPIVGGLIKTNYNYYLPLSVVDSIVSFLKLECKVLNVVTISSTLPVPSEFPKEESKTGSAKNTQVLDNASTTFVTNLDAGATDFVPIKFVIIDAGHGGKDPGAIHNGIKEKDLNLTYAKALSSELSKRLSHIGVDVILTRTYDVYLSLEQRAKIANDFIKTTKGYGVFISIHQNASPVKVKKGMEIYFISDQAVDDDTREVLAFENSFIPKEEIKKVSELEKIIGKIRSIALMEESKILSEKLSKAFLPSPPIKGGPFYVIKYIPIPSVLIEVGYISNPEDAKLITSENHIREISRRLSEGIVEFINEYNRTRGFVLLR